Below is a genomic region from Vitis riparia cultivar Riparia Gloire de Montpellier isolate 1030 chromosome 5, EGFV_Vit.rip_1.0, whole genome shotgun sequence.
TAAATAGactttcaattaatattttttattaaaatatgatagaaaAAATGGTATAACAATTATATACAGagcattttatttctttgatgcAACTTATGTTCGGATCTTATTCAAAGTTTCAAACTTAGAAATAGCGGTGTGAaccccaaataaaaaataataatttctttttaaaaaaaaagaaaaaaagaatgagggtcatgaagaagaaaaagactaAGAGAACACGggtaaaaagattaaaaagatatacccaataaaatatttagagcGGTAGTGGTAAGTGGTAAGTGGTAAGTGGTAAGCCCCAAAGAGTAAGCAAATAAGGAGTGGGGAGGGCGCTTACGTCATCGTAGGAATCCCGCGTCAAGCTCGGCGTCTATGGAAATATAGGATAGAGAGAAAGCCTCAAGAACCTTCCTCTTCTACTCAATTTgcccattttttccatttaaaaccCCCTTTTCTGCTTCTTCCCTCTTCGATCCTATCTCCTTCTCTCTCCTGAATCCATAATTCCCACGTCTTTATCTCTTTCAGATCGGAGAATGGAACACGGCCGTTCCGACCCCGAGGATTGGTCTGCAAACAATGCGGCCACGGGCTATGCATTGAGCGGCAAGATTATGCTGAGCGCGATTGTGATTTTGTTCGCTGTCGTAGTGCTCATGGTATGTCTTCACATCTACGCTCGGTGGTATCTGTACAGGACGCGCCGCCGCCATCATGCTCGTGCCCGGCGCCGGCATCATTTGGTGTTCTACGTGGACCCCACCAACCCAGCCGCCTCCGTCTCTTCTCCGACGCGCGGTCTCGACGCTTCTATTCTGAATTCGCTTCCGGTGTTCGTGTACTCCTCCAAGACCCACACGGATATGTCTGAATGTGCCGTGTGCCTATCTGAGTTTGAGGAGAACGAGAAGGGTCGTCGTCTTCCCAAGTGTAATCACTCTTTCCATATCGGCTGCATCGACATGTGGTTTCACTCTCACTCCACTTGCCCCCTCTGCCGATCTGCCGTCAACGCCGAAACCTCAGAGTCGGCAAGCCGGAATCCAACCGACGTCGTGATTTCGATGGCTGAAACAGAGGGCGGATCGACTTCCGCTTTGTGCTCCACATGCCAGCACGACGAAGATCGCACGGGTCGGCTGCGTACTTCCTCGTCGGTGGGGTCATCCTCAGTTGGGAGTCGAAGGAAGTCCAGTGAGCTTGCAGGCGTGTCAATTGAAGTTCCCAGGAGGAACGAGAATTTTGGACTATCAGAGGACGAGTCACTGCTGGAATCGCCGGCGACTCGGGTGCAAAAATCACCAGGAAGTCGTATACTTTCACTGAAGAGAATCCTTAGCAGGGACCGAAAATCGATGCTCTCTCCTACATCAGTCCCTGGTGTCAGTTGCGGGTCTGTGACTGAGTTCGAGGCCGACATCGAGCGAGGCACAGAAGACACTCAGCAGATTCAGACTCAGCCTCAGCCTCAGCCTCAGCCTCAGGCTTCGAGGTGAGTCAGATCGCTGTCGTGAATCTCACGCGACGGCTAATCAAACGGGGTGCACAAAACATTATGCGAGTGTCGTGGATGGGGGCGATCATGCGTCCACGTGGCAAATATCAACCCGTGGCGGTTTTTCCGCTACCTGTGATGGCGGGCGATGTTTGACCTGTAGATACTGAAGAAttcatttgttgatttttttttctttttcgacTAGAATTACCAATTTGGCTTGTTCCTTTCGATTAATGGTGACGTGGCCAAAATAGATAATTAGAAaatgaatgatgaaaattttaatataattacttaatttaatttattttatatgattagaaatgaaattattgGAAATGATTTTGAGTGTTGTATTTTCTGTATCCACGCGTAATTGAATCTCTGGTGACAGAGGAAACCAGCCACGCCGAATAAAGAATCTCTATGCAAATCAAATTATCAAGTGAATAATTGAAAGGAAACTTCAGAAGCATTGCGCtgctatatttttaaaaaaaaaaaaaaacaatattttaataattgagACCCACGTAAAAtggaatattttctttttctccctctaattttctttctaacataagttaaagaaataaaaaccttttccatttttctatcCACCTAAGACTTGTTGTTGAATTGAGgaggaagaaaataatatagTTTGATTGTAAGTAGGCATTATCAATTAGTTTTGGTGATGCTTGGAGACtaagaaaatggaagagaatTCAATGTTAGTATTTagtaatgagaaaaataaattcatttggtAGAACATTTTATCATGTGGTCCCCACATCAAATCCGTTgtcaaaaaattactaaaatttgaaatttgtggtATAATCGGTTTTAGACAGAAAGTAACTCTAAAACCGCGTAGGATAACAGGGGCTTGTCATTCTCGCTACTTCTTTATGTCCTTTTGCAGATTGAATAGGCACGTCAATCAGTTTCCTATTATTGTAAAATAGCAAGCCAGTGTAAATGGGGTTTACGGTTACGCGGAATGCAGTTCGGATTCCTTTCGACATGATTGACATCCTTTCAATATTTTCCCCCCTTTCCAAAACTTACTCTCGACTTTTATCATTCCATTCTTTGTCTTTATATCTTTTGCCAGTTGTCAGTTTCTGAAATCTATTATCTTCAGGCAAGCTAAGAAAAGGAGAGCCCATTGTTAAGTTGCTTCTAATAAAAAAGAGTTAGAAGCCTAATTAGAGATTCAGGTAAGATTTATAGCTTAGAAAGAGGGGGGGTCAAGGGTCAATAACGTACCTAACTCTCCATACTTGAGATGACGGCATGAACTGGAGCTTGACTTGAGATGGAGCTGGTCAGAACACCAACCTTGTAACCAAAATATAATGGAGCTGGTGAGGTCACTACTGTCAAAGTTCAAACCAAGACCATTACTTTAGGAGGGAGAGGGGGAGGGAGAGGAATTAGTGGTGCTCACGTCTTTTGTCTTTGGAAAAGCCTTACGTCTCTCCTATGCTTTTGCTTAGTCATCCTCATATTGGAGTAGAGCCGTGGTAGCCACTGTGTTTTTAAAGCTCTTTATGAATTTTGGTTCAAATCTTTGAACGGTGGTAGATGTAGTCAAAGGGATGCCCTGTGATTCCCAAAAgatcaaatttcatttaatgtTTGAAGCAATGCTCCTTTTTAAAGTCAAATGCAATATTAGAAACTGATTTACAAGTTGGAAGTAAACACGGGAAATAGTAAATTACCCCGCCAAGCTTACAATAAGCTGCCGTATGAAGGGGGTTTTTCTCAGAAGTCAGGAATTTCTGTATGGTCCAAGAGACAGGGGAGCTGTGATGTGTAAAATTCTCGGTTAATTGACTGACTGACATTATTTCTggccaaaaaaaaaggaagaaaagaaaaagacctAGTCTAAATCTGTCGGATTAAATATGTTGTTACAATGCTACTTGACTTACAGATACAAGCACAAGAAGATaccttgagagaaaaaaaaaatgctacaGAAGCCAATCACGAGCTGAAAATAGTTAGTAATCTAGGACTACATTGGCAGCTCACCTTCTCTCACTCCAAGCAATTCAATGGAAGGGGTTTGAAAAATTGCCCAGAACAATAGAAGATTATAGCCAAACTTGCCTCATGAGGGTCGTGTCATCTTGAAGAATGTAAGTCAACCGGTTCAGCAATCCGAGACCTTCGCCTCCTCTTGCGTTCAGGAGTGCATCGAATGGGATTAATTTTTCCGAGTTTCACAGAGAATTTGCAATTTGGTTGGGGTTGAAGTGCTGTTGTTGACGATGAACTAACAGGTGGACGGTTCTCTATTTCTGATTTGTCCCTATTGCCCTTGGTGCATTctttctttgttggagatttaGCTCTCTTCTTGGTTGAACGGAGCTGCACTTCCTCCCGTCTCTTGTCACGGTTAAGGAGCTTAATATAGAAAGGATTTGCATCTGTGTAACACACGGACTCACCATCAGTTCCACCCCTATCCAGATTGACATCTTCATTGTTCACCTGAAACATCAAAATGGGAAGTTTTAATTTCACCCAGAAGCCAAGCAGTCCCAGCTTTAATCACTTAGTATATTGGTAGTTGGAGATGTTTAAGTAACACAGCAGAACTCAACCTAAAAATGTAACTAGAAGCTATTCTTCTCTCAACTTGCTACAAAACACACCTAGCATTTTCAAACATCAACAAGGAATTACCAGTTGAAGGAGTGCAGAAAAGGATCGTGCCACATCGTGCTTTTCTTGGCCACTGACAACTTCACTAAAGGACATGACATTTCCATTTTCAGCTTTGTGggataatttttccaaaattctgtCTCCATAATCATGAATATCAAATGGAGGTCGCAAGTCCTGTCAGGAAAAGGCTTTCCTTAATTGACCCCAATGAGGAACTTAAAAGTGCAAAATAACATAACTCAACTGTTAGCTGTAATGTATAAAAAACAGTCAGGGGAGAGTCTCAGTATAAAAAGAAGCAAAGGAGATGGAATTTACTTGCTCTTCCAAGTCATGCTCTATCTTTTGTTTCCATGTTGAAACCCGAGCAGCCAATTCAGTCTGCTTCTCAGTTTCAGCAATGTTGGCAAGGAGAGCATCCTATATGAAAGAAGATATGTTACCAACTA
It encodes:
- the LOC117915420 gene encoding RING-H2 finger protein ATL2 encodes the protein MEHGRSDPEDWSANNAATGYALSGKIMLSAIVILFAVVVLMVCLHIYARWYLYRTRRRHHARARRRHHLVFYVDPTNPAASVSSPTRGLDASILNSLPVFVYSSKTHTDMSECAVCLSEFEENEKGRRLPKCNHSFHIGCIDMWFHSHSTCPLCRSAVNAETSESASRNPTDVVISMAETEGGSTSALCSTCQHDEDRTGRLRTSSSVGSSSVGSRRKSSELAGVSIEVPRRNENFGLSEDESLLESPATRVQKSPGSRILSLKRILSRDRKSMLSPTSVPGVSCGSVTEFEADIERGTEDTQQIQTQPQPQPQPQASR